The genomic window CCGTCGTCGTGCCGGAGGCTGAGCCGGCGCCGGCGGCGCTGGGCCCCTCGTTCTTCGCGGCCCTGGTCGCGGGCGTGATCCTGGCCGTCGCTTTCCAGTTGGTGCTGACGCATCTGTCGCTGGCCGCCGGGGTCTCCGCGGTGGACATGGAGGAGATCGGCAAGGGCAAGGACAGGGACAGCGAGAAGGCCCGCTCGGAGTCGTGGGGCCGTACGGCCCGCAAGATCACCACGGGTTACGGGGTCTGGGCCCTGGTGACGGCGAGCATCGCCCTGTTTTTCGCGAGTTGGCTGGCCGTAGAGTTGAGCCTGACCGGCGACCTTTTGCTGGGCGTGGTGATCGCCCTGTCGATCTGGGGGCTGTTCTACGTGGTGATGACCAGCCTGGAGCTCTCGGCGATGTCGTCGCTGGTGGGAACGCTCTTCAGCACCGCGACCTCGGGCCTCAAGGCCGCCTACCAGACCACCGCCTCGATGCTGGGCAAATCGCCGGAAGACCGGGCGGTCGACGCCGCCAGCCAGGTGATCGACAAGGTCCGCAAGGAGATCTTCGGGGATGGCGACGGCGAACACCTGCGCGAAGAGCTGGAGCACTTCGTCGAGGAACTCAAGCCCGCCCAGTACACTCCGGAGCAGATGCGCGAGGAACTGCGAAAGCTGCTCTCCGAAGTTGAGCTCAAAGCGGTCGTCGAGTACGAGGGTCCGCTGCTGGAGGAACAGACGATCCGGGCCTCGCTGGAACAAAAGGGCATGAGCCGCGAAGACGTCGCCGCGGTCTCGGGAAGCCTCAAGGACGCGATCGGCAAGATCCGCGAGGAGTACAAGTCCGGCAAGGACACCGGCACCATGGTCGCCGACGCCACCATGCGGGTGACCGGCATGTCCAAGGAAGAGGCCCAGCAGTATCGGGCCAAGGTTGAAGACTACCTGCGCAACACCGGCCGGCCCGAACTGAACCCTGAAGGGATCAAGCAGGACATCGAGAAGCTCTTCCACGATCCTGCCGCGGGTATGGAGGCGCTGCGGGCGCGATTCTCGCAGGTGGACCGCGATACCGTCGTGGCCGCCCTCTCACAGCGCGAGGACGTCTCGGAACCGGAGGCCCGCAAGATCGCCGACACCGTGATGAACGCGATTTCCTCGCTGACCTCGCGGGCGGAAAGCGGAGGCGCCTCGGCCCGCGATCAGGCGGCCGGCAAGATCCGCGATTTCCTGGGCAAGATGGAGGGTCCAAAGCACCGCTACGAGCAGGTCAAGCGGGGTGTCCAGCGGGTGCTGCAGGATCCCAAAGCCGAGGCCAGCGCGCTGGCCGACCGGCTCAGGCATCTGGATCGCGACAGTATCAAGGATATCCTCAGCTCCAGCCGGTGGATCTCCGATCAGGATGCCGAGCAGATCGTCACCAAGATCGAATCGGCCCGCGACGAGGTGATCCACAAGGCCGAGCAGATGAAGGACGAGGTGGACCGCCGGATCGGGCAGGCCAAGGATGAAGCTCGCCACCAGGCCGAAGAGGTGCGCAAAACCGCGGCCTCCGCCGCGTGGTGGACGTTCGGGACGGCGGTGGTCTCGGGCGTGGCCGCCGCCATTGGCGGCCTGATCGCCGCCGGGTGGGAATGGTAGAAGCATGATCGACGGTGGACAACGGGTGAGGGCTCGCCGCCCGCGCGACCGGTTCGTGCGGGCGGCGAGGTCGCGCGAGAAGACCAAAACAGGCATGGTCGAATGACTGACGGTGCCAACGGACAAACCGTGAAACGGAAGGTGACCGTGGGGCTGCTGGCGACGTTGACGATCGTCGCGACCGCGTGGTTCCTGCGGGCAACCTACGTGGTGAGCATGCCGCTGGCGTTCGCATTCTTTCTGGCCCTGCTCATGCGCCCGGTCCAGGTCTGGGCGGAACGCCAGGTGCAGGAGCGGTTCAAGTGGCTCGGCCTGGTGTTGACCGTGGTGGTGATGCTGGGTTTCCTGGCGGTGGTGCTCGCCTTGCTGTGGCTGAGCCTGACCCTGGTGATCGCCAAGGTCCCGGAGTACGTGGACCGGCTGCAGGAGGCATGGTCCAATCTGGAGGAGATGGCCAAGGCCCACCAGGTGTCGATACCCCAGGAACTGATGGACCCGCAGACCGTTGGCAGCCGGCTGGTGAGCATGGCGACCACGGTGTTCACGCACGCCTGGCAGATCGTCGCGCTGCTGGTGCTGATCTTCTTCATGGCCGTGCTGCTGCTAATGGAGTGGGACAACTGGCGGGATAAGGTGCTTCTGAGCTTCCCGGGCGAGCCCGGCCAGGCGGCGGTCGAGACGGTGGATACGCTGGCCCGCAAGATTCGCCGCTACCTGGTCGTGTGGACCTTCATGAGCGTGCTCTCGGGCGTCATCGCCGGAATATGGCTGTGGGCGATGGGCGTGGACCTGGCATTTCTGTGGGGACTGCTGTTCTTCGCCTTCAACTACGTGCCCAATATCGGTTCGGTGGTCGCGATGATCCCGCCGACCCTGACCGCCCTGGTCCAGTTCAACATCGGATGGGCGCTGGTGGTGGTGCTGGGACTGGCGGTCCTGGAGCAGTTTACGGGTAACTACCTGGCCCCGCGGTTCCAGGGTCGCACCCTGATGATCTCGCCGCTGGTGCTGCTGCTGTCGATCCTGTTTTGGGGATGGGTCTGGGGCATTCCGGGGGCGGTGCTCGGCGTGCCGATGACGGTGACGCTGGTGGTGGTCGGCTCGCATATCCCCGCGCTTCGACCGATGGCCCTGCTGTTCAGCCGCACGCCGGGCGAAGAACCCGGCGAAGTCGCCGAGTAGGATGGGCGTCGCCCACCGGATAGCCGGAACGTGGAATACAAACTGAGCGGGATTGGAGGATGCTGCCATGGGGGCAAAACGATTCTTCGGCATGTTCAAACAGGCCGTCAATGATTTCATCGCCGATGAGGCCATGACGCTGGGAGCGGCACTGGCCTTCTACGCCATGCTCTCGCTGGCCCCGCTGCTGATCCTGGTCTTCTCCGTCGTGGGGCTGGCCGGCGAGGGCTTCCGCGAGGATCTGACCGCCAACATCAAGGCCCAGGTCGATCCCAAAGCCGAAGGGGCGGTCGACCTGGTCGTCAGCAACGCCTCGCAGCAGCAGCGAACCGGCATCATCTCGACCATCATCAGCCTGGGCTTGCTGGTGCTCTCAGCCACCGCCGTCTTCGCCCAGCTTCAGACCTCGCTGAACAAGATCTGGGACGTGGAGGCCCGATCCGGCCAGGGCGTATGGGGATGGATTCACAAACGGCTGTTGTCGCTGGCCATGGTCGCGGGCATCGGCGTGCTGGCCCTGGCCTCGGTGCTGGTCAGCTCGTGGATCGGCCGGGCCACGATGGGCGGCTGGGCGTTCTGGAAGGTCCTGGATACCGCCGTGTCGGTGGGCGTGTTCGTAGCCGTCTTCGGACTGATCTACAAATTCCTGCCGGATGTGAGAATCGGATGGCAGGAAGTCTGGGTCGGCGCCCTGATCACCGCCGTGCTGTTCGTACTGGGCAAGTATGCCCTGAGCCAGTACTTCGCCTACAGCAGCGTGGGCTCGGTCTACGGGGCCGCCGGATCGCTGGTGGCCCTGCTGCTGTGGATCTACTACTCAACCCTGATCTTCTTCTTCGGCGCCGAACTCACGCAGGTCTACGCCGACCGCTACGGCAGGCTCATCGAGCCGGACGAACACGGCCAGTGGGCTCCGGACGCCAAATGGAAGCAGCGAAACCAGGAGCGGGAAGAGGCTCCGGAAGACCAGATCAAGCACGTGCAGGGCGGGGAGAAGACGTAACGGGGCGGTCACGGGCCGTACGGATCGGCCGGGAGGTCGGTGATGTTCTTCAACACCTGGTACGACGTGTGGCGGGTGATGGTCGTCGGGGTGCTGGTCTATGTGGCCCTGGTGACGCTGCTGCGAATCTCGGGCAAGCGGACGCTGGCCAAGATGAACGCCTTTGATCTGGTGGTGACGGTGGCCCTGGGTTCGACGCTGGCCTCCGCCCTCCTCTCCAAACAGGTGAGCGTGGCTGAGGGCGTGACGGGGCTTGCCGTCCTGATCGTGCTGCAGTACGCGATCGCGTGGCTCTCCGTGCGGGTGGGGTGGTTCCGCCGGGCGGTGCGATCCGAACCGGCCCTGCTGCTGTACCGGGGAGAGTTCCTGTCGGCGGTCATGAAACGCCAACGGGTCAGCGAGCAGGAGGTCCGCCAGGCCATCCGCACGAACGGCGCGGCCAAGATCGAGGACGTCGAGGCGGTCGTGCTGGAGACCGACGGCACCTTCAGCGTGCTCAGTTCGATCGGCGCGGAAAATCCGACCGCCCTGGCCGACGTGGCGGGCCGCCACGAAGGTCTGAAAAGGCCACTCGCGCAGCCACGGAACTGACTCTGCCGGCGGCGGTATTCGTCGTCCTGCACATCAGCCCGGACTTTGAAAGCCGTCTGCACAAGGTTCTCTCCGCGGCTGGTCCGCTGCCCGCTGTGCAGGTTACCGACCGTGCGATCTTCAGGCCCGGCGTCATCTACGTGCCGCCCTCGAACCACCACCTGCTGGTCAACCGCACCGAAGTGGCCGCGGTTTTCGGACCACGCGAGAACCGCTCGCGGCCTTCCATCGATACCCTCTTTCGGTCCGCCGCGGCCTACAACGGTACCCGTGTCATCGCGATCCTGCTGACCGGCTACCTGAACGACGGGGTCAACGGCCTGGCGGCGGTCAAGCAGTGCGGCGGCGTCGCCATGGTACAGAGTCCG from Phycisphaerae bacterium includes these protein-coding regions:
- a CDS encoding DUF421 domain-containing protein, which translates into the protein MFFNTWYDVWRVMVVGVLVYVALVTLLRISGKRTLAKMNAFDLVVTVALGSTLASALLSKQVSVAEGVTGLAVLIVLQYAIAWLSVRVGWFRRAVRSEPALLLYRGEFLSAVMKRQRVSEQEVRQAIRTNGAAKIEDVEAVVLETDGTFSVLSSIGAENPTALADVAGRHEGLKRPLAQPRN
- a CDS encoding YihY/virulence factor BrkB family protein; the protein is MGAKRFFGMFKQAVNDFIADEAMTLGAALAFYAMLSLAPLLILVFSVVGLAGEGFREDLTANIKAQVDPKAEGAVDLVVSNASQQQRTGIISTIISLGLLVLSATAVFAQLQTSLNKIWDVEARSGQGVWGWIHKRLLSLAMVAGIGVLALASVLVSSWIGRATMGGWAFWKVLDTAVSVGVFVAVFGLIYKFLPDVRIGWQEVWVGALITAVLFVLGKYALSQYFAYSSVGSVYGAAGSLVALLLWIYYSTLIFFFGAELTQVYADRYGRLIEPDEHGQWAPDAKWKQRNQEREEAPEDQIKHVQGGEKT
- a CDS encoding AI-2E family transporter, with product MKRKVTVGLLATLTIVATAWFLRATYVVSMPLAFAFFLALLMRPVQVWAERQVQERFKWLGLVLTVVVMLGFLAVVLALLWLSLTLVIAKVPEYVDRLQEAWSNLEEMAKAHQVSIPQELMDPQTVGSRLVSMATTVFTHAWQIVALLVLIFFMAVLLLMEWDNWRDKVLLSFPGEPGQAAVETVDTLARKIRRYLVVWTFMSVLSGVIAGIWLWAMGVDLAFLWGLLFFAFNYVPNIGSVVAMIPPTLTALVQFNIGWALVVVLGLAVLEQFTGNYLAPRFQGRTLMISPLVLLLSILFWGWVWGIPGAVLGVPMTVTLVVVGSHIPALRPMALLFSRTPGEEPGEVAE